GCTCCTACAACATCTCAACCCATTGATTCAAATGAGGTTCCAATGCTTGAGATTACATCTTGATTTATGAACACTCCAGAACTTCTTCTCCACTTTCTTGTTGGTTGCTCCAAACAATAAGTACAATGTCTTGGTTCTTGTATCAAAGTGCCTTAGTTATTGTTTTGAGGAGTCTTGATGCTATCTTCAAGAGAAGATTAAAGAGGAGAAGAACTTAGTCAAAGCTATTTTGATAGTGGGTACCACATCATCATCTACTAAGATACTTTCTACATCATCAATCCACTAAAGTACCTCAAGAGGCGTTGTAGAGATTCTCCACTAGCAAGGCTAATCTTAGAATGGTTCTCTTTTGGTCCAGTGTTCTTGGACTTGAGTTGGTCTTAGCTAAGAACCGACCTTGTTTAGGCTAATTTTGTGATAGGGTCTTCAAGATGTGGGTTAGGCCTGCatcacacaccaatcctcaTTTTTCTCCCTTCAATCAACCTCGTATAAAAAGTTAATAGAATTTCTGGTGGATTGCTCTAACTGAAATACATTACCCACTTCCTCACAATTTCACTTTTTAAGAGCTTTCTGAAGAGAGTAAATATTTGTTAAAAGTTTATGAGAAGGAGTCCCACAAGTTAGAGCTTGCCCAGACTCCTTAACAACATCCAAAAAACGAGGTTCCATTAACTAGCAAGCTTCAAAACGAAATGGACCAGGAATCCATGGAAGCGGGGCATTAGTGTTTAACAAGAAAGCGCGATGGTCAAATGTTGAAAAAAGAACATGAGACACTTGTGTGTGGGGATGAGATTCAAACCATTCTGAATTACCCAATGCTCTATCCAACTGTGCCTCAATTCTAGAAATTTCCCTCCTCTTGTTGCACCATGTAAAAGGATACCCATTTGTAGGGATCTGCATCAAAGCATTATTATCAACAAAATCCAAGAAGTCTCTTGTATGACTAAGATTAACAAGACATCCTCCTCGTTTATCATGTTGATCAAGGTAAGCATTCCAATCCCCAATAAGAAACCATTGCGGCTGATTAAGAGCAGCTAGCTGAGATATAGAATTCCATTGTAAACCACGAGTTGCAAGGTGGCTACTCAGATACACAAAGGACATAAACCAAATACTATTAGTTGGTGGAATAGAGATTACAGTGTGAATACAGTAGGTTATCTGCCAAACCACTTGAACTTGAACTGGTTCCacccaaaataacaaaagacCACTCACTCCATTCACTGCAGGCATGCACAGATAgtaatcaaaagaaagaaacctaCACAAATTAAGAATCCTAGTTAGAACTACCATTCTTGGTGGTTTCAGACAAAACGAGTAAAAGAGGTCGGTGACGCATAACCAGGTCATGGAGTTCCCTTCTTGCCGAGGCTCCACCAAGACCCCAACAATTAAGTGAAATAAGGATCATGGCTGCCTTGGTGACTAAGTCCGGCCAGTCATCTCAGCCTCAACAGATTGATTGTCACAAAGGTCCACACGAACCCTTTTGCGATCACTCCCACCTTCAGAGCATTCTCCCACTTCGCCCTCAATATCTCGAACTAAAATGCGCCTTTTATAAGTAGTAAGGTAGGAGGTGTATCACCAAGTTTCATCTTATCATATCTAGTTCTACGTTAAATAGGGGAGGGAACATGCCAAAGTTCTTGGGAATCCATAGGATGTACAGTTGGATATACCAAAAAGGCAGGAGAAGATCTCCCAGTCACTACTGTAGCATGAACCATAGATACTGGTATATATGGGTCCTTGAGTTACATCAGCATTGGGTTCGACACTAGGATTAATCTAGCGTCCCCCCTTGCAGAACCTCAGTGTTTTGCATGGACTGAGATAAACCAACCCCTGACAAGATAGTGGGGTTCTGTGGCCATTGCAAATTCATATCCTCTATGTGTTGTGGTCGAATAGGCCTAGGGATGGCAACTACTTGATTCTGACCATACAACACCTAGATTGGCCTATGAGGGAAGGGTCGGATCACTGCTGAAGGAATATATAATAGCTTGCAATCCATGATGTTGTCGAAGCAGCTCAAGCTCATAAGCAACAGCCATATGGCAAAAAGCTTGTAGGAGTCAATTTTTCGCCTCTGAGAATATGGTACAACAGAGGATTGATTAGTATTCATCATCGTAGATTGGGATTCAAACAAAGCATCACGACGAACACCAAGAAAACCCTTATCATACACCTTGCATACTAATGTCAAAAGATTAGTTCTTCAGCCGAATCACCTTTGGAAGCTAGAGCTTGAATGAACTCAGTCTCCGGCTTGAAGGGACAGTACAAACCTCTATGTCCAATGCGGATACAATTGGGGCAAATAAGTTCAGGACGATGCTCATAGGCTAACAAAACATCTTGAGAAGCAGATGCTCCCACCTCAACCCGGACAGAGGACACTAACTCATGAGTTAGAGGCACTAAAATGCGAGCAGCAGGAGAAACGGACGGACTCACCGACCCAGAGGGGCATTCAATATTTATCCATCTCCCCGCCTTGCAAAAATGGCAGCTAAGATATCATATCCATGAAGCATCCAATGTAGCTTTAGGATCTAAACCCATATGATAACAAAGTGAAATAGAACTTTATTAGTTGGGATAGAAGGATCCCATGGTTTGAGAATGACCAAATGACCATGGTAGATCCATGGCTGAGAAAAGAGCACTACGTTCATGTCACGAGCATTAGTGAATTTTACCATAAATCGATCAGGTGCCTCAACAAGATGAATTTCCTGAACTTTCACAGATTGAGGGTTCCAGGCTTTGGAAAACATGTCTCGTAAGTCCAAGAGATTAACTGGTGTGTGATCACTAACCCATCCCACAAGGCTAAAACGGAGCTGATGTTTAACAAGGATTTTCTGTTTAGAAATAGTGACAGCACTAACAGGACTAATGGGAAGATCAAGCTTGGTATTGAAGTCGGATGCAAGACACTCAGCTAAGACCAGGGTATGAAGAATCCACCTCCGTAGGGGAAGTTGGAGCAACTGAAGAAAGAGCAGAAGGGTCCATGAGAGATAATAGAACCACATTCACAATACCGGCAAGAAAGTCCCAGATAACACCTACACAAAGAGACGTGCTGAGGCCATGCAAAATACGATTTCATAATGAAAGAGTAGATTGAATCTCAAAACTAAAGATTTGAAGCTCATGTCCATAAGAAAACCTCTACGGAGGGTTCCAAACTAAGAAGTTAGGAGGGAGAGGAGAATACATCAGATGCTGATATAAAAGCACGCATGGACCATGGCCGAAAACCAACACCTAGATCCACCATCTTCCCTAAACCCAGCAACTCAAGCAAGGTCGACAAGAGACTTCATCATGAATGGAGTGGAAAAGCGTAGGTAGTCTTTTATACAAATCGATCAGGTGCCTCCTCAACAAGATAGTCTTTTTTACCGAGCAAATCCTGCAACTATTTTTTCTCACTTCCGAAACAATTCCTACCGAAATGGACATCACTTAcaggaagaaattaaaaaatggaCACCACTTGGATTTGGGAAAATTTTGGCaacatttggtatgcattctaagacaatttcacattctcggatgataaaaataattgtttttatcgcCCAAGAATGTGAAAGcgacctaaaatgcattccaagaatgcataccaaacacagcctttaTTTTGATTGACCATGAAGGCTCCTAAAGGGCATTACTTAAAAATCTATATAGCCAACCCTCACCAGTCGTTCCCTCGAGCATACCAGTTCCATCTAAattttatatacatataaaacaGATTTGTCCTGATCAATCTCATTCAAATTTTTTCCAGACCATAAACTTAAGAAACTACAGAAATTTCCCTGAATTCTATGAAGACTATCAGACAATCTCCTCAGACGGAACACTAACGACTGTAAACGTATCAACAGATTATCCTCTTCAACTTCCAAGCGAGCAATTGAAGCTACAAGACTATAGCTAATCAATGTCGACTTCACTATTGACATCAACATCCCTCGTATCCACATCCAGTGCTTCTACATCGACAGTCTCATCATCACCCTCATACTGCAACACCATAAAAAACAGCTCAGAAGCCAGCAAAACTGAACAAGGTTCCATTAGCCATTGGAAAGGGGAAGTCAACCAATCAACGGGCAATAACAGAATGAACAAACCTGCTTGTAAGTGTTTATAGAGGCTATTGGAGGTGGGGGTGGCAGTAATGGCAAACCTGCAGTTCCTTTCTCCAAGGGAATAACAGCAGCTTCCACCACCTCAATTTTCTCCTCCAATTCACTTGCTTCCATGATGTCATCGACTGCATGAGCAGCCATGCCAGTTGAAGGTAACATATGCTCTAATTCAGAACCCTTCACCTGTATGTTCCAGTGAGAGCATGCAAAACATTACCAAACCGATTATAAACAGTCCtagaaaccaattataaacagtcctagaaaccaattataaactgCCCTAGAAAAGGGTGGGCATCCATTTCTCTCTGAAGAGAATAATTATTAAAAGaatatttgaaagaaaaaaaaagttggctATTTTATGAAGAGAGAACACTAACAACACGATACAAATACCTTATCGGCAGAAGCAATACTTGGAGAACCAATTTTTCCTCGCTTCTGCTTGTTATCATTCGTAACAGATCTGTAACCATTGTTTCCTGCTGAAATTTTTCTCACAGAGTCAGCCTCTTTGCCATTATTAGATTGGGTTATTGACCCATCCAACCGAGTGAATCTCTCTAATCTGGCCTTTCTTGCCAGAAATATTCCTTCTTTTGTTGAATTAGCTGGGAAAATACAAAATGTTAGCAAAGATCTGAAAAATCATTAAATAGTGGACCAAAATATAAGAGCACCATCCTATATCTGTCTTCCAGAGCTAAATATTTTAGAATTGGTAAGGTAAAGAAACCGAAAAGTTGAAATACACAGACAAATCGTCGAGAGAAATATGCATTGTAAATGATATATTGGATGATATATTTTAGTAACACGGGGAATACTTAAAATTTCTAATCCTTAGTTCTTAGCCTTCTATAAAGATAAACCATCACACATTCGCATGTAATAAACTCTACATACAGGGAACAAGCTAATTTAGTGTATGTTTCATAAATACTAGTACACTACCTTGTTTTGAATCTTCACTAGCTCCTTGGTGGATCCTTAACATTTTCCTGCTCAGAGTAGCATGATTCTGCACCTCATTCCTCGGGCTCATTCCATTATTTTCAGTAGGCTCTCCTTCACTGATAATATTGATGCTTAAATCCTCTTCACTGGCACCTGGTCCTGAAGCATCAGAACCAAGCTGATCGCCCAACCTCTGGAGTCGAGCTTGAGACCTTTTAACAGAGTACACATTATCAAATCAGGAGAGAACTTACAATTATCCAAAGGAAAACCACAGCGGTTCCAgaataacaataaaaaagaaaaaagagggtgcaaggaaaagaaaaccacaTCTGCAAAAAGGAGGAGAGCTAATATACCTCTTTTCTAGACAAATGCTTAGTAAAAATCAGAGACTCACCTCTTTAATTCCTCTTGTGCCCGCGAAAGACGATTATGTGCTTTAATGAACTTCTTAATTTTTGAAGTAGTcctgaatatatatattcactcaaaaagaattgaaggaaaagaaaaaggaatgcCATTTTCATAATGTTAACATTCACAAAGCACAGttcttttttggtaaggaaAACAAATAGCATAATCCTATAGCAGCATTTACAAATACCTCTTACAATCTTCTTGCTCCCTGGACAACTGGGTCTCCAGCTCATCAATTTTAGAAGTAAGACTGTCAGCTTCTTGAACCTTCTCCTCCAGGTGGATCTTGGAAACAAGAAGGCAGCTCAAATAAATTTTAATGTCCCTTCGTTTTTTTCCCTCCAATAAACTAAGATTTCATAAATGCATAATAATGGAGCACACCATGCTTAAAGACTAACACATAAAAAGTGGGAAGAATCGTATAAAATAGACAGGTTTTGGGTTGGATCAGAGGATTTATTTTCATCATCAACTATTGGAGCTACAACAGCTCAATATAAGCATTTTTTTCCTACAAGAAAACAGGAAAATTTTTATTGTAAATATGACACAACTAATTTTATGCCTATACGAAATAACTAAAGCATAGAACTAAAGGCATTAGCATTAGTAATGAAAACCTATTGTATTCTTTAACCAAATTCCAAACAATAAGATAGAAACATATGCCACAAAAATTAACATTAGAAGTATAGGAACCTTCACACAAAGTTTCaaggaaaaacataaaaagTTA
The nucleotide sequence above comes from Telopea speciosissima isolate NSW1024214 ecotype Mountain lineage chromosome 3, Tspe_v1, whole genome shotgun sequence. Encoded proteins:
- the LOC122654340 gene encoding zinc finger CCCH domain-containing protein 13 isoform X2 gives rise to the protein MRAFISMAPLELARRHCYCSLFSHIAPCNGRRDYVSSDLRDKLDRGHSPQQRYSPRRDARGHQTFRSQKRAPYNRGYSRSRSPSERSKKRNAKRQHLDGRSDISGSLEVSDGAEDRVKEGRRTFYNSKYVLEEKLKQVQSDIDLLNDSKSQLEIHLEEKVQEADSLTSKIDELETQLSREQEDCKRTTSKIKKFIKAHNRLSRAQEELKRSQARLQRLGDQLGSDASGPGASEEDLSINIISEGEPTENNGMSPRNEVQNHATLSRKMLRIHQGASEDSKQANSTKEGIFLARKARLERFTRLDGSITQSNNGKEADSVRKISAGNNGYRSVTNDNKQKRGKIGSPSIASADKVKGSELEHMLPSTGMAAHAVDDIMEASELEEKIEVVEAAVIPLEKGTAGLPLLPPPPPIASINTYKQYEGDDETVDVEALDVDTRDVDVNSEVDID
- the LOC122654340 gene encoding zinc finger CCCH domain-containing protein 13 isoform X1: MLERKLYKTKLCILYQRGRCPRESCSFAHGDSELRRLSGSFNGRRDYVSSDLRDKLDRGHSPQQRYSPRRDARGHQTFRSQKRAPYNRGYSRSRSPSERSKKRNAKRQHLDGRSDISGSLEVSDGAEDRVKEGRRTFYNSKYVLEEKLKQVQSDIDLLNDSKSQLEIHLEEKVQEADSLTSKIDELETQLSREQEDCKRTTSKIKKFIKAHNRLSRAQEELKRSQARLQRLGDQLGSDASGPGASEEDLSINIISEGEPTENNGMSPRNEVQNHATLSRKMLRIHQGASEDSKQANSTKEGIFLARKARLERFTRLDGSITQSNNGKEADSVRKISAGNNGYRSVTNDNKQKRGKIGSPSIASADKVKGSELEHMLPSTGMAAHAVDDIMEASELEEKIEVVEAAVIPLEKGTAGLPLLPPPPPIASINTYKQYEGDDETVDVEALDVDTRDVDVNSEVDID